The following proteins are co-located in the Pyrobaculum calidifontis JCM 11548 genome:
- the thsA gene encoding thermosome subunit alpha, giving the protein MSQQAPRTGVPVMILKEGSQRTTGVDARRSNIQAAKVIAEILATSLGPRGMDKMLIDAFGDVTITGDGATILKEMEVQHPAAKLLIEVAKAQDAEVGDGTTTVVVLAGKLLELGEELLEEGIHPTIVIDGYKKAAEYALKVAEEIAKPIELTKEQLLKVTSSALSSKVVAETRDYLAGLVVDAALQAVEMRDGKPYLDLDWIKIEKKKGKSIYETQLIRGIVLDKEVVHPGMPKRVVNAKIAVLDAPLEIEKPEWTTKISVTSPDQIKAFLDQEAEILKSYVDHLASIGANVVITQKGIDEVAQHFLAKKGILAVRRVKRSDIEKLARATGAKIITSIKDARPEDLGTAGLVEERKVGEEKMVFVEEIPNPRAVTILVRGGSDRILDEVERSLQDALHVVRDLFREPKIVPGGGAFEIEVARRVREFARKLSGKEQLAALKFADALEHIPTILALTAGLDPVDAIAELRRRHDNGEITAGVDVHGGKIADMAALNVWDPLLVKKQVIKSAVEAAIMILRIDDIIAAGAAKKEEKKGGKKEEGEEKEEKGESKFD; this is encoded by the coding sequence ATGTCACAGCAGGCGCCAAGAACAGGAGTCCCCGTAATGATTTTGAAAGAGGGGAGCCAGAGGACCACTGGCGTAGATGCAAGGAGGTCTAATATACAGGCTGCAAAAGTTATAGCGGAGATCTTGGCTACATCGCTAGGGCCTAGGGGGATGGATAAGATGTTGATTGACGCCTTCGGAGACGTCACCATAACCGGCGACGGCGCTACGATTCTAAAAGAGATGGAGGTCCAGCACCCGGCCGCCAAATTGCTCATCGAGGTCGCCAAAGCCCAAGACGCCGAGGTTGGCGACGGCACTACGACGGTGGTGGTGCTCGCAGGCAAGCTACTGGAGCTAGGCGAGGAGCTACTTGAAGAGGGTATCCACCCCACAATTGTAATTGACGGGTACAAGAAGGCGGCGGAGTACGCCTTGAAAGTTGCTGAGGAAATTGCGAAGCCCATAGAGCTCACAAAGGAGCAGTTGCTAAAGGTGACGTCCAGCGCGCTTTCCTCAAAAGTTGTCGCAGAGACGCGCGACTACTTGGCAGGCCTCGTCGTAGACGCCGCGCTGCAGGCTGTGGAGATGAGAGACGGCAAGCCGTACCTTGACTTGGACTGGATTAAGATTGAGAAGAAGAAGGGCAAGTCCATCTACGAGACGCAGCTCATCAGAGGCATAGTGTTAGACAAAGAGGTGGTGCACCCCGGCATGCCTAAGAGAGTGGTCAACGCCAAGATAGCCGTGTTGGACGCGCCGCTTGAGATAGAGAAGCCGGAGTGGACTACTAAGATAAGCGTCACCTCGCCTGACCAGATAAAGGCCTTCCTAGACCAAGAGGCCGAGATTCTCAAGAGCTACGTGGACCACCTCGCCTCTATTGGCGCAAACGTGGTAATTACACAGAAGGGCATCGACGAAGTTGCACAACACTTCCTTGCCAAGAAGGGCATCTTAGCGGTTAGGAGAGTCAAGAGGAGCGACATAGAGAAGCTCGCCAGAGCCACGGGCGCTAAGATTATCACAAGCATAAAGGACGCAAGGCCGGAGGACTTGGGCACCGCCGGGCTAGTTGAGGAGAGGAAAGTAGGCGAGGAGAAGATGGTCTTCGTAGAGGAGATACCCAACCCGAGAGCTGTCACAATACTGGTGAGAGGCGGTAGCGACAGAATACTGGACGAGGTAGAGCGGTCTCTACAAGACGCGTTGCACGTGGTAAGAGACCTATTCCGCGAGCCGAAGATTGTGCCAGGAGGTGGCGCGTTCGAGATAGAGGTGGCAAGGAGGGTTCGCGAGTTTGCGAGAAAGCTGTCTGGCAAAGAGCAGTTAGCCGCCCTGAAGTTCGCAGACGCTCTTGAACACATACCCACAATACTTGCGCTCACTGCCGGCCTAGACCCAGTAGACGCCATTGCAGAGCTTAGGAGAAGACACGACAACGGCGAGATCACCGCCGGCGTAGATGTCCACGGCGGAAAGATTGCAGACATGGCCGCGTTAAACGTGTGGGACCCGTTGCTCGTCAAGAAGCAGGTCATCAAGTCCGCTGTCGAGGCGGCCATAATGATACTGCGCATTGACGACATAATCGCCGCCGGCGCCGCCAAGAAGGAGGAAAAGAAGGGCGGCAAGAAGGAGGAGGGAGAGGAGAAGGAGGAGAAGGGGGAGTCTAAATTCGACTAG
- a CDS encoding 2-oxoacid:acceptor oxidoreductase family protein yields MYEVVFLGRGGQGAVTAAQLLAYAATLEGKKAQALPEFGAERRGAIVRAYLRFGETLLHSSVKEADYVVVLDGRILEQIDVRRYGKPGAVYIVNTKSKAEWYIGIDATAIALKYGLVVAGWPVVNLIMASAFAAVSRLVSLKSIIDAVPVFVPKKYIEPNVKAVEEAYRTVEELLKSQGQRPASIA; encoded by the coding sequence GTGTACGAGGTGGTGTTCCTTGGGCGGGGCGGACAGGGCGCGGTTACGGCCGCGCAACTTCTAGCCTACGCGGCTACGTTGGAGGGAAAGAAGGCACAGGCGTTGCCAGAGTTTGGGGCCGAGCGCAGGGGAGCCATTGTGAGGGCGTATCTCAGGTTTGGGGAAACTCTTCTCCACTCCTCAGTAAAAGAGGCAGACTACGTCGTGGTACTAGACGGGAGAATACTAGAGCAGATAGACGTGAGGCGGTATGGCAAACCTGGCGCAGTTTACATAGTAAACACAAAGTCCAAAGCCGAGTGGTACATAGGCATAGACGCGACAGCCATAGCGCTGAAATACGGCCTAGTGGTCGCCGGGTGGCCCGTTGTAAATCTCATCATGGCCTCGGCTTTTGCGGCAGTTAGCAGGCTTGTCTCACTAAAGAGCATTATTGATGCAGTGCCCGTATTTGTGCCTAAGAAGTACATAGAACCTAATGTAAAAGCCGTGGAGGAGGCCTATAGGACTGTGGAAGAGCTGTTGAAATCTCAGGGCCAGCGC
- a CDS encoding DNA-directed RNA polymerase subunit K, whose translation MAETLSTTELLEKINRLVDLLERALVKRELYPPRLTKYEIARIIGARATQLAMGAQPLVDVRQLGTIDPVLIAMEELRQGLLDFIIVRELPDGRAIRVTLKELLDLEKSV comes from the coding sequence GTGGCCGAAACCCTTTCTACAACAGAACTCCTGGAGAAGATAAACCGCCTTGTTGATTTACTAGAGCGCGCATTGGTAAAAAGGGAGCTTTATCCGCCTAGGCTGACTAAGTACGAGATAGCCCGCATAATAGGGGCTAGGGCCACGCAACTGGCGATGGGGGCGCAGCCACTTGTGGATGTAAGGCAACTGGGCACAATAGACCCAGTGCTCATAGCCATGGAGGAGCTGAGGCAGGGGCTTCTAGACTTTATAATTGTAAGAGAGCTACCTGACGGGAGGGCTATACGTGTTACGCTGAAGGAGCTTCTCGACCTTGAGAAATCTGTTTAA
- a CDS encoding pyruvate ferredoxin oxidoreductase, with protein sequence MKTLTVQRTALTGNYAVAHAVKMAKPHVIAAYPITPQTTIVEKLAEFVEKGELNASFVNVESEFSAMSVVYGAAMAGARAFTATSSHGLLYMYEAIWWTALSRAPVVMAVVTRTIGPPWNIHVEHNDILTLRDSGWIIAMAETVQEAFDLTLQAFKIAETVVLPMAVGVDGFILSHATEPVEIPPQELVDKFLPPRRPDVPLALRPGNAITFGNLPSDNRIHARHKAAIYQAHQEAKAVITQVDREYGKMFGRGYQGLVEWYKASDAKYIAVCTGAWCSDAKDAVDALRERGVPIGLMRLRFIRPFPREEVEKLDQYDLVVVYDRDITPAGGILGIEVKSALRRAKVVNIIAGIAGVDFDNRNFYETLQRALEGKYRDVEVVI encoded by the coding sequence ATGAAGACGCTGACTGTACAGAGGACCGCTCTCACTGGAAACTACGCGGTGGCGCACGCGGTTAAGATGGCAAAACCGCACGTAATAGCGGCTTACCCAATTACGCCTCAGACCACCATCGTGGAGAAATTGGCCGAGTTTGTGGAAAAGGGCGAGTTAAACGCGAGCTTTGTGAATGTGGAATCGGAGTTCTCAGCGATGTCTGTCGTATACGGCGCCGCCATGGCGGGCGCCCGGGCCTTCACCGCCACGTCTTCACACGGCCTTCTCTACATGTACGAAGCCATCTGGTGGACTGCCCTAAGCAGAGCGCCCGTCGTAATGGCGGTTGTGACTAGAACCATAGGCCCTCCTTGGAACATACACGTAGAACACAACGACATATTGACATTGAGAGACAGCGGGTGGATAATCGCTATGGCGGAGACTGTACAAGAGGCCTTTGACTTAACTCTTCAAGCCTTCAAAATCGCGGAAACCGTGGTCCTCCCAATGGCCGTGGGAGTAGACGGGTTTATACTCTCGCATGCAACAGAGCCTGTGGAGATTCCACCGCAGGAGCTCGTGGACAAATTCCTGCCGCCTAGGAGGCCAGATGTGCCGCTGGCTTTGCGCCCGGGTAATGCAATAACTTTCGGAAATCTTCCCTCTGACAATCGGATACATGCTAGGCACAAGGCGGCGATATATCAGGCACATCAAGAGGCAAAGGCAGTGATAACACAAGTGGACAGGGAGTATGGAAAAATGTTTGGACGCGGCTACCAAGGCCTTGTGGAGTGGTACAAGGCAAGTGACGCCAAGTACATTGCCGTGTGTACCGGCGCCTGGTGTAGTGATGCAAAAGATGCGGTAGACGCCTTGAGAGAGAGGGGCGTCCCAATTGGGCTAATGCGTCTGAGATTCATAAGGCCGTTCCCACGCGAAGAGGTGGAGAAGCTAGATCAATACGACTTAGTCGTTGTATACGATAGAGACATAACGCCGGCGGGGGGGATATTGGGGATTGAGGTAAAATCGGCGCTTAGGAGGGCAAAAGTGGTTAACATCATAGCCGGAATAGCGGGGGTGGACTTTGACAACCGCAACTTCTACGAAACTCTCCAAAGGGCGTTGGAGGGCAAGTACAGGGACGTGGAGGTGGTAATATGA
- the porB gene encoding pyruvate synthase subunit PorB, with translation MSFRLDLLPKKKYVVPGNAACAGCGMMIGLKILGMALGEESVLVIPASCASVVQGLAPKSGVAMPILNVPFASSPAVATGISEAFKMLGVKGHAVVWAGDGGTADIGFAALSGAAERNSNIIYIMYDNEAYMNTGIQRSSSTPRTAWTTTTPAGKRERKKDVALLMAMHGVPYVATANIAYPQDFYRKLKRAAEIQGFKFIHLYTPCPPGWRFDPAKTVEVARLAVETGAWILWEYDNGVFKLNPPSTVYADKSKRRPLKDYLKLQGRFAHLTEEEIKALEEEVDAKWNTILKLAKL, from the coding sequence ATGAGCTTTAGACTAGACCTTCTGCCAAAGAAAAAGTACGTAGTTCCTGGCAACGCCGCTTGTGCAGGCTGTGGAATGATGATAGGGCTCAAGATATTGGGCATGGCGCTGGGGGAGGAGTCTGTCCTAGTTATACCGGCCTCGTGCGCCTCTGTTGTACAAGGCCTTGCGCCTAAGTCGGGCGTGGCAATGCCGATTTTAAATGTCCCATTTGCCTCCTCTCCAGCCGTCGCGACGGGGATCTCAGAGGCGTTTAAAATGCTCGGCGTGAAGGGCCACGCCGTGGTGTGGGCCGGCGACGGCGGGACTGCTGATATCGGCTTTGCCGCACTAAGCGGCGCCGCTGAGAGGAATAGTAATATCATCTACATAATGTACGACAACGAGGCGTACATGAATACTGGGATACAACGGAGTAGCTCTACCCCCCGCACAGCGTGGACTACTACAACGCCTGCTGGAAAACGTGAACGCAAGAAAGATGTGGCGCTTCTCATGGCCATGCACGGGGTGCCCTATGTTGCAACAGCCAATATAGCGTACCCCCAGGACTTCTATAGAAAGCTTAAGAGAGCCGCGGAAATCCAGGGCTTCAAATTTATACATTTGTACACGCCGTGTCCTCCGGGTTGGCGTTTTGACCCCGCTAAGACGGTGGAGGTGGCTAGACTCGCCGTGGAGACTGGCGCGTGGATTTTGTGGGAGTACGACAACGGCGTATTTAAGCTGAATCCCCCCAGCACAGTATACGCAGATAAGTCAAAGAGGAGGCCCCTTAAAGACTACTTGAAGCTACAGGGGCGCTTCGCCCATTTGACAGAGGAGGAGATAAAGGCCTTAGAGGAGGAGGTAGACGCCAAGTGGAACACGATATTAAAGCTCGCTAAGCTGTAG
- a CDS encoding 4Fe-4S binding protein has protein sequence MLPISTPSTASAGVTGTWRTYKPVVNLQKCIDCGLCWLYCPESVIDWEKGQKVTIDYTFCKGCGICADVCPVKAIDMVPEGEL, from the coding sequence GTGTTGCCGATCTCAACTCCTTCAACAGCGTCGGCGGGTGTGACAGGCACTTGGCGTACCTATAAGCCCGTGGTGAATTTACAGAAGTGTATAGACTGTGGACTCTGCTGGCTGTACTGCCCCGAGTCTGTAATCGACTGGGAGAAGGGCCAGAAGGTGACTATTGATTACACGTTCTGCAAAGGGTGTGGCATATGTGCAGACGTATGTCCCGTAAAGGCCATAGACATGGTCCCAGAAGGTGAACTATGA